In Streptococcus oralis, a single window of DNA contains:
- the pnuC gene encoding nicotinamide riboside transporter PnuC, whose protein sequence is MTTYLQTKLKNIKITLGEMSGGYRRMVAAMADLGFSGTMKAIWNDLFANRSFAQWLYLLVLGSFPIWLELIYEHRIVDWVGMICSLTGIICVIFVSEGRASNYLFGLINSVIYLILALQKGFYGEVLTTLYFTAMQPIGLLVWIYQAQFKKEKQEFVARELDGKGWTKYLSISVLWWLVFGFIYQSIGANRPYRDSITDATNGVGQILMTAVYREQWIFWAATNVFSIYLWWGESLQIQGKYLIYLINSLVGWYQWSKAAKSV, encoded by the coding sequence ATGACGACTTATTTGCAAACAAAACTCAAGAACATCAAAATTACTCTTGGTGAGATGTCTGGCGGTTACCGCCGTATGGTTGCTGCTATGGCTGATTTGGGATTTTCAGGAACCATGAAGGCTATCTGGAATGACCTCTTTGCCAATCGTAGTTTTGCTCAGTGGCTTTACCTGCTGGTTTTAGGAAGTTTTCCAATCTGGCTGGAGTTGATTTATGAACACCGCATTGTTGACTGGGTTGGGATGATTTGTAGTCTAACTGGTATTATCTGTGTCATCTTTGTATCGGAAGGTCGAGCAAGTAATTACCTTTTTGGCTTGATTAACTCTGTCATTTACCTTATCTTGGCTTTGCAGAAAGGCTTTTATGGTGAGGTGCTAACGACACTTTACTTTACGGCCATGCAGCCAATTGGACTTCTAGTTTGGATCTACCAGGCACAGTTCAAGAAAGAAAAGCAGGAGTTTGTCGCGCGTGAACTGGATGGCAAGGGTTGGACCAAGTATCTTTCCATTAGTGTTCTTTGGTGGTTGGTATTTGGGTTCATTTATCAGTCTATCGGAGCCAATCGTCCTTATCGTGATTCCATCACCGATGCGACCAATGGGGTTGGGCAAATCCTCATGACAGCTGTTTACCGTGAACAATGGATATTCTGGGCAGCTACCAATGTCTTTTCAATCTATCTCTGGTGGGGAGAAAGCCTGCAAATCCAAGGGAAATACCTGATTTACTTGATCAATAGTCTAGTTGGGTGGTATCAGTGGAGCAAGGCCGCAAAGAGTGTTTAA